CCAAGTACACTTTCACTCGTGGAGATCGTCAAAGGCTTTGTCGATTTCTAAAATTAGTGAAGTTTCTagatggttttggatctaacctaaAGAGGAACATGATTGATAATGAAAACAAGATTGTTGGTTTGAAATCTCATGACTACCACATCATTATGCAGCAAGAACTCTTAAATGACTttattttctaaatattagaGATCATATGGAAATTCTTCAATCTAGAGGTGTTGAACACCCACAACAGATGCAAAGAAAGGGATTTCCTATGTGattttacaattaaatttatgATCTCAGAGAAATGGGCTCTCCAGAAGCAACTGATGAGTTATTCTCTTTAGCTAGGGGCTCCTCGAATCTTGTTGCTTCGTACTCTCGGTATGTTGTAAATGGAGTtagatttatgtgttatgataggGACAAGAATCGTAAGACTAAAAATAGTGGTGTCTTCATAGTTGGAgttgaaaataatatttaatacgaCCAATTGGAAGAATTTCTCGTGATCTCATATCTTAGTGGTTGCTTTGTTACATTATTTAAGTGTaaatggtttgacactaatcgATCTTCAGGAAGATTAAAGTCTGAGCAATCTATAACTAGTATCAACACTAGTTTAGAGGCATTCAAAAATGATAAATTCATCATGgcaactcaggctaaccaagttttctacattgatgATCTTAAAAATAAATCTCTGTAGAAAGTTGTCCAAGAAGTACATCATAGAAATGTGTGGGGCATTCCACCAGTTGAAGAATAATTGGAGGACGTTGAAGTAGGCATTATGCATGATACTACTTCATCTGATTTCCAAGTGTTTGTTGATCTTGGTACGTTACAAGAAATTAGCTTCCAACGTACAGAGGCTCCATTAGAGTTTGTCAATttagataatgttgcaattggGGAGCAGGAGGAAGATGAGGACAGAGAGGAAGGGTTTGAAGAGGGGGAAGAAGAGGAACACATACAAGAAGATGATGTAGAGGAAGATGAACaaatagaagaagatgatgacGTAGAACAAGTTGATAGCGATGATGAAGATTATGATAATGATGAATAATTAGTGGTAAATTTACAATAAGTGATTTTGTATATGTCATAATTTTATAATATTCTTTTATAATTATAGATGCTAATTTTATAATAAGTGATTTTGTACTTATATGATTGATGTTATGTACATTTCTTAGATATGTCGACAGTCGTTGCTCAATCTCATGAGGGTGATGGAGGATCTAATCCACCCCCTGGACCATCAAATATTCCTGTTGACTGCGAGTGAGGTAATTACagatgattttattttatttaattaatgtaggttattaatatttatgtttacatatttaatttttaaataataaccGCTTCAAAAAATGTTAACACCATAAATGATTAAACACAAGAGAGGAGAGGGAAAAAAATTAAAGCATCCTTTACCTCTTGAGTGGGATGTAAGAGAACGAAATTATAAAGAGGTAGGAGATTACACATCTTGTTTCAATAGAAGGTAGGGTTATTGGTGAGACAGTATACATATCCTAAATGTAAAGAATAAGCAAGCGTATTGGTGACTTCTAAAAGAAGGATACTACAGCAGCTGGaggtaaataattttatatttacgttttttttccttatttacatatcatatttactaatatttatatatatgtatatatatatttgtcacCTAGGATGATCTTTTTGACATCAAACGACAAAGATATGAACTAAAGCACCTCATAAGAAACTTGCAAGGAATAGACAAATCCTGTGCAAAACGACATGCAGATTGAAAGCATGATTTGGGTGAGCAGATTAAGAAATTTGGGTCCGCAAATCAACACACTGATGTTCAGCAGAGCAGTGGAAGAAGTACATTGAGTACTCCTCATGGCCAGAAGTGAAGGTATTCTCATTTGTCAATTTTTGTTAATTAACATGTTAAATTTAACATACTAATATAGCAATTATCCTTTCttgtaaaaatgtatttttatgaaCTCAGAAAATAGGAAAAAGAGGAAATAACCAAGTCACAGGGGTTCTCAGTCTATACCAGATTTGTGATACAAAAAAGTATGTTAATATCCttctaattttcttttctcttatttacttttccttttattaattttgaaaaaaattatttgttttgtttttacgTATGTGATAGCGCAATATCGAGACTACAAAACCTGCACCGATCGTATATGCTTGGATGAGTACTCACCACAAACAAGGCACATGGTGGGTGATGGAAACAATCGAACAAACCTGGGTATATTAACGTTCTTTTATTAacatatttaagtttttttttactttattaaTTTGCAAGTCATAACTTTTTCTTTTGTGTATGGTAGGAAAAATTATGTGTTGTTTGTCAAACGCAAGTATGATAGTCTACCACTGAGGATCCATCAACCCAGTCAGCTCAGCCATTAGATGATGAATTGTCACTAGTGCATACATTCTTCAGAAAGCGTCTAGGCCATCAGATGGGTTACAGTTGTATACTTACCATGAGGGACGTTACACATTCGACGTCCTATACCCAGATCCTTCCACCTCAGCCATCTCTGCCACCACACTAGTCTAGAGAACACGAGATGGCCGAGAAGCTCGAGCGCATTAGACAGTTGGAGGAGCAAATCTAGACTCTTTGCATTAACCCACAATCTTAGATCTGCCTCGATCACCTCAGGATCTTGTGTCGGAGGGCCGAGCCAGTAGGTCGAGATCACACTTATGTGTTTTGTATTCACAAAACTTATCTATTTATAATACAACTCATgtatttacttttttattttgagTATAACTCATCTAGTTAACTTTAACTTTgcaaaatcatatatatttaagTGTTTAATAAaagtattttattataatttagtcATATTTTTTTCAATCATATTGTATACAAATTGTTGTTATGTTGTTAattatacaaataaaaaatatatatttaataaataaaaatataaaaaataattgttgTCGGTAATGCCTACGACTTGACATGGGCATATACCGACTACGTGTTGTCGATGACTTGAAATGGGCATATACCAACTATGTGTTGTCGGTATATGCTGTACCGACAACATTTAAGATGTCATTGGTAGAAAGTGAACTTCTACCGATAAAGTTCTACCGAAAATATTGTACCAACAACAGTTATCTATACAGCCTCTGGTGACAACATTTGCTGTCGTTAGAAACCAATTTCTTTTGTAGTGGACTCATATGTGTTTTAGACGAAATGGAGTGCAAAGTTAGGCATAATTAAGCTTAACATTTCTTCCACGAGTTGCAAGCAACCAAAGGAAACTGTTGGacaaaatttcaaatttaatatattaaatttaagGCCAAACACAATTTCACCTATGCCAATTTTGTAAAAGTTTATTAATTTGAGTTCGATCTATCCAAGATTATAATAATAACCTCTTAATCACTACCctttttatttaaaggaaaacTTTTTTATTCCAATTATGAAGATATTAAGTACTTGTataattttggaaattttttgagGAATTTGGAATTGCGATTGCACTCAGTAAATTTGACTGATTGAGCTGCCTACATGCCTTCTTTACGAAGGATAAAGTTACTTGTAATTCTAGATAGATATTTTGAAAAATGAGTGGAAGAATTCTGGTAAATGACCATTCATAGGAATTCAtggtatttttataaatttatgaaATTCCGGTAGATGACCATATCATAGAACTATTTAATATATTggaagttagaaaaaaaaaattccgaGGTGAAGGACCTTTTATGGAATTTTGAGAGTTGTGTTTGAtattgagaattttgagaatttGTGGTTCATGTGACTGCACTTAGTTTTAGTGACTAAGTTGACTATGTATCCTTTAGAGGAATCAAGTCAAGCATAGTTCAGAGCATTTATgatattttagaattttttttaaaagttgacAAACTCACTTTGAAATTTGGGTATTCTTATTTTGGAGATGCTTTGAGGTGAAATACCtctttaaaataccattttatatgGTTTGGAAGTTACTTTAGTGCACTTTTGAATTTTGAGGTAAAAGACCTCTTTTGGGATTTTTGTTGAGGTAAAAGATCTCTTTGAGATaccattaaaaattaattttatcatttTAGATGCTTTAATGAGCTCATTTGTGATTTGAAAAAGTTATACCATTTACATGGTTTTAGATTGTTGTCGTTTTTTTTTTCATGACAATTTTATGTCTTGaaatctttttatatatatatatatttatttatttcaagaatttgttttatatataaagaGTTTATTTGACtaatattttaattgattattccAAAAAATTTGAGGAATAAATCTAAAATTTTATATCAGATAATAtcactattttaaaattcaaattttacttTAAAATTGTGAGATAAAATGTGACTGTATTTATGTTTTGGGATttatcaaataatataaatatcttaaaatttgaattcgaatttgagatattttgttttttaatatattatttgattATTAGTTATATCTCTCAATCTATTTAATAACCTTACAAAGATAAAGTAAGAGTCATAAAATAAACTGTCATTCTTTGACAGAGCATTCACACAATTTTGTTATACTTAGGGTGAGCcccttttaaatatatatttttgtatatgtaCAATACacctcattttattttattttatatgtatatacatatacatgttaaatattttatataaaacTTTAGAACATATAAATCCATCCTTTGCAAGAATAAAGTCTATGTTTAGGTTAGAATTTTAATGGTATGTATTGTATTACAGATGTGATCCATATAACATTCGTTAATATATGTtggcctttttttttttctatatccCAAAACCAGATGGACTACTGGCTCCTCATACAAGGGCATATGTATAACAATGACAATTTTGAGGATATGATTCTTTTCGTAATGTATTTTGAATACACGTATGTCTCTCTCTCTTTTAAGTAGCCCATGTCAATTGTATATCGAATACATGTGTATATGTACGCATATATATGAAATTTTTGCATATCAACATATTGCTTTAGCATACATATATACTTTCTTTTTTGGACGTTGCCTATGAGTAGAGAAATTAGATCAACAACCATTTTAGTTAACTAGATTTCTACATTCTTAGGCGCCGGCTTTGAAATTCAATTGAGGTATTGGATTTTGGCAAATTTTGTTTTCTTGATCTTATTGTTtggcaaaatttattttttaataaaactttgacagcataaccaaatatgaatttttatgatttatcattTTTTTCATGACTATATCTCACTTTTAGAGACCTTTTGTTGGCAAAGCCTAGGTCAAAGTAGACCATGAACAACATGAAAATCAATTATAATCTTAGGAGAGATCTGGACAACATAATGTCATAGAGAAATCAGATTTTCTCATTTCCCCTTTGGCTATATCTCACTTTTGAAGACCTTCTGTGGCTTATAAAGCCTAGGTCAAAGTGGACCAAAGACAAAAGCAAAAAATCACTGGAAAATAAAAGATGTTTGGAATACCAAGAAGAAAATAGGGGCAAACCTTAGTACTCACTTTGTAGAAATCCTTGGAGATGAAAATCTTAATTCTTTGTATTTCTTCCTTAATTtctctcttgtttttttttttattgtaatatcTCTcacaattttgacagagttttcaTTTCTCCTCTCTTGTGTCTGATTTATTTCCCTTTTTATAGACTCTATATTACGTTAAGTGGGAAAGATAGTGGAGTATGTGAAGAGTGGTGAGAGTAGACCGTGGGAAGGTGGAGAGAAATGTGGAGGATATTCATCTCCACTAATTTCACTGATACcactttttataataatatatattgcta
The Humulus lupulus chromosome 6, drHumLupu1.1, whole genome shotgun sequence DNA segment above includes these coding regions:
- the LOC133785805 gene encoding uncharacterized protein LOC133785805 encodes the protein MHDTTSSDFQVFVDLGTLQEISFQRTEAPLEFVNLDNVAIGEQEEDEDREEGFEEGEEEEHIQEDDVEEDEQIEEDDDVEQVDSDDEDYDNDE